DNA from Alnus glutinosa chromosome 2, dhAlnGlut1.1, whole genome shotgun sequence:
TTAATATTATGGACTCAATATGGGTAGAGGAAACTCCACCTTATGTCTCTGATATTGTTTTCCAGAAGTTTTTACGATCTTGATTATTGACCTTAGGGTCctaaatttattttgtaaagGTGGttttttgttccaaaaaaaaaaataataaatagaactacaagaacaataataaaggGCTTGGACATTACTGATATAATTAATGTTTTAGGGTGAGGATCGACCGCAATGAACTGCCTGTCAGCCCGTGTAGGTGGGGGCTCATATGTTCGGACAATCCGACCTAAGTAGGTGAGCCTCCTCGCCTATCTCTTATGGGGTGACAATTCAATATAAGTATTAGGTTTGGATCGTATGTAGACATAGGCATAAAACTATATAGATCAACCATaatttgactcatttaattaattggatTAGATTACTTTACCCTAATTTACTAATTTTGTGTCTGATACTATTTAAAACAATTATCTCAAGCTTTCTCAAACAATATTCGGACAATCCGACCTAAGTAGGTGAGCTCCCTCGCCTATCTCTTATAGGGTGACAATTCATATTTAAATATCGGGTTCGAATCATATGAAGACATAGACATAATACTAAATAGATCAATCATaatttgactcatttaattaattaaattagatTACTTAACCATAATTTACTAATTTTGTGTCTAATACTATTTAAAACAATTTTCTCAAGCTTTACAAAAAGTTATCAATTAAATTTGGCACCCTTTGAAACACCAAATTTaactaatattatatatatatatatatatataagtaaggGTATCCCCTAGGCCCTACCCATAAGGCCCGGGAAGCGCCCATAGTTAGCCCCTTTTGGAAGGAAGTCGTCTGCAATGTCACTTTTAAGTTTTAGCCCCCTCATGTTGACTCCATGATTTCCATACAAATCTATAGGAGGCTTTTGTCATACCTTGCAATTGAAGCATATTccttgtttttcagtttttcatttTGGAGAACTCCCTTGAAGTCTCCGGCTCTTTGATTAGACGGGGAACCCAACTAAAGGAAGTTTCCTCCCATTTTGTCCTCTCTTCTGTTCTTCAAGTCCGTCAACTGTGCAATCCAGCCCGTTGATCTCAGAGGTATTCAACTTTCCGAAGCAATTCAAAGGTTGTACTGTAGATTTGTTGATTACCCACTTGGGATCCCCCGATTTTTCCACCTAGGTTTTGCTATATTTCATTGACCAAAACCTTGATTCATGGTAGCTGATTGAATCGAAGCAACAAGGGGCACAAGTTTCGGTTCATGGGTATCAGCTAACACGAGCCCTGCGTGCTTTCAGTCTCAATTTGAAGGCTGTAACAGAGGTTTTTGATGTTATCCTTTTAATTATTCACTCTGTTCGCAAATGGGTTGGTACAGTTTTTGGTGTTTGACACTAGTGTAGAATCAAGTTTTGGTTTTTCCTCATTGGAGAATTTTGGCgggttttatttaattatttctctgAGCTCTGAAGCTAATGATGCTGTTATTGTACAATCGTTGAAACCTCTTTGGCACTTTGTATTTTGTTAGTGACTTAGTTTTATGGCTACTAACAAGAAACCCAATTTCAAAGTTGCGGCCTTGCGTCGTCTCTTGTCTGTAGTTTTCATCACTTTGTTAGGGGTTTTGCTTCTGATATTTCTCCTTCGAACGAATTCAACTTCAGATTTTGTGTCACCGTCTTTGGATGAAATAGATGAACTTAGTTATAATTATTCAGATTCCAGAGAAAAACTCGGTCTCCCTAAACAGAATAAACTGTCGGTTCATTTGGAGAAGCGAAACCAGTTGCCCCCAAGAAATCTAGATCTATATCCGAGTCTAGCCGAGGATCATATAACTATTGTTCTCTATGTACATAACCGGCCCCAATATCTCCGTGTGGTCGTGGATAGCCTGTCGCATGTAGTGGGAATAAGTGAAACTTTGCTCATAGTTAGCCATGATGGCTACTTTGAAGAGATGAACAAGATTGTTGAAGGGATCAGATTTTGCCAGGTGAAACAGATTTTTGCTCCTTATTCCCCCCATGTCTTTTCCAAAAGCTTTCCGGGGGTCTCACCGAGTGACTGTAAGGATAAAGATGATGCGGCAAAGAAGCATTGTAAAGGGAACCCTGATCAGTATGGAAACCACCGGTCACCGAAGATTGTGTCATTAAAGCATCACTGGTGGTGGATGATGAACACAGTGTGGGATGGATTGAAGGAGACCCATGGACACGAAGGTCATATTCTTTTCATAGAGGAGGACCACTTCATATTTCCCAATGCATATAGCAACTTACGGATACTTACAGAACTGAAGTCTCATAAATGCCCTGATTGTTATGCTGCAAATTTAGCACCTTTGGATGTGAACTCAAGAGGAGAGGGGTGGGATAGCTTGATTGCAGAGAAAATGGGAAATGTGGGTTATTCCTTCAATCGTACTGTTTGGAGGAAAATCCATAGGAAGGGAAGagaattttgtttctttgatgATTACAATTGGGATATAACCATGTGGGCAACTGTTTATCCTTCATTTGGTGGTTCTGTTTACACATTACGAGGGCCTAGGACTAGTGCAGTTCACTTTGGGAGGTGTGGTCTGCATCAGGGCCAGGGAGAGAATAATGCTTGCATTGACAATGGTGGGGTAAAAGTTGGTATGGAAGAGAATGATAAAGTTGCTAATATCAAATCAGAATGGGAAGTGCATATCCATACGCATGAGTCCGGATATAAAGCTGGATTCAAGGGTTGGGGTGGTTGGGGAGATGAGAGAGACCGCCAGTTGTGCTTAAGTTTTGCTCGCATGTATCATGCCATAGACACTGTCCCCACTTCCTGAAGAGTTGACATTGCGGCATTTTGATTTTTTCCAACTGTTGTAACTAGTGAGGTctggttattttttgttgagTAATTTAAAGGTAGCATAATTTGCTGTTTTTCCTTTGTTATATCTCACATatcttcaaaaaatttcttcacaATACTGCaagaatcaaataaaatttttctaTCTGCTATGGTGAATACATTATGGTCTGATATTTTGTGTATCTGACGTTGATGACAGGCCGTGAGACAACAGATTGGCCTTCTATTAATTAACAGAGATTACTTGTCTGTTGTGTTGTGCTCAGTTTCTTTTGCTCTTCCAGGTGTAGTCTCGCTCTTTCTCTCAGTGTTGATCTGATGAGTAGCCAGTTCTTTCTCTCAGTGTTGATCTGATGAGTAGCCAGTTCTTTTTTTGGTCTCTTTATGCATATCTGTGCGTGTATGTCCGCACGTAGACGTGATTCAGTCCTTGGGATTTGGTGCCTATGGATTTGAAAGCTGCGTCTTCTTTTACCCAAGAATTTATATGCTACTTGCTTATCTTATAACATGAGATAAATGATTTATCACTTTGAATCATAATTTGTCAAAGGTTCCACACTGCATTCATTGGATAAAACACTAGATAAGCTTCATGCTTTCACCCAAAGCTGTTAAAGTGCAATTTATGGTTTCTATAATGGAGATATTGCTTCATCTTGGTTGATAAAGTTGTCAATAGCGCTGTTAAAGCATGTCTTTGTATGTCTATATGTATAGAGAGAGCAATAAACTTGAACTTTGGGCTACTGGAGTGAATACTGAAAAGTGATGAGCATTAGAAAGCTAGCTGAGTTTCCACTTTCTAGGGGATGATATTGATGCCAGAAGCTATTTTCTCGTTCAGTTGTGTGAGGGAAATAATCTtggataaaagaagaaaataacaaacTGCCTGAATGAACTAAAGAGCGTTTGACTGTTTGAGACGAgcactgtgtgtgtgtgtgtctcctTGTCAGTGCGTGTGCGCTTGCATGCAAGAATTGCTGTCATTCTActtggattttctttcttttttctgccTTTTCTACTGCAGGTCAGGTATATACTGTGACTGATATTTTCAGTGTGTTTATATCCTCTTTCTTTGGATACCGCATTACCGCGCCATCTTTTCAGCGGCCAAGACTCATTGCTTAAGCTTTTTGCCTTTTTGGTAGTGCGTCTTCCAGCTTGCAACTAGCAGGTTCCACACTCCAGGTTGCATTCAGTGTGCCCGGTGGaagtaggggtgtacatgcaGACAGATATTAACTGCTCGTATTTGTTATTTATAGTCTGTACATGCGAATGTGGTTAGCAAAAATTATCATTCATAAATACGGATAACAATTTTAAGGTATGCTGATGCAAATAATAACTAGGGGTGAGCACAGGGCAGATTTTTGCCATTTTCGCCCCACCCCGCAACCTTGTGGGTTTAGGAAATCTCACCCCTGAACCGCAAAAAATCACTTACATCCGTACGGGGTGGGGTGGTGCGGGGAGGAGTGATGCGAGGCGAGGGGTGTGGGTTGGGCGGagcgggtttttttttttttttcttaaaaaaaaaaaaaagcacaggAACTCCGAAGACTCTGAACAGAAAAGCAATGTATAGGACCTCAACAAGCATAAGAACATAGAAGCAATGTACCAAACAAGCAATGTACAGAGAAGTAATGcacacaaataaaaaacaatataaataaaaatgagtagaATCATCATTGTAACTCACCAGGAAGAAGATGGGCCAAGAGAAATGTTACTCTTATAGGAACTCAGTTCTTGCCTTTTCCCTTCTGGTTTGAGTGTCGGCTACTTTCGCTGTAGTAAAGCTGTAAGTGGCCTTCAAATTCAGGTAAGAACtactggtggtggtggtggtgattaTCAATGGGCGGAGGCCTTGAAGCTGCTGCTGAAGCCATGAAGAAGGGCAAGTGTGGTCCGGAGGGGTCTCTTCCTCATAAATCATAATcaaaggaaaggaagaagacgaagggGTGAGGGggtgaaggagaaaaggaagaagaagagggggcaAGCGGCGCATGGGTTTTTTAAGGTTAAGAACTTATGTGGCTCAGAAAATGACaaaggggttagggttttttctaGGTCTTATAAGGGTGCGGGGTGAGGCGGGGTGGGGATCCGATGGATTAAAAATCCTAAACCCACAACCCGCCCTGCACGGTTTTACAAAAAACCAAACGCTGCCCGCAATTTTGAACGCAAGAATCGGCCTGTGTGGGTTGGCGCGGGGCGGTTCTTGCAGGTCAGGGTAGTTTTCACagtttttgcccacccctaataataattgcattatatatatatatatatatatattctacttatgaatgtgtaatatttatacaatttatgttttttatattatgaatttgtaatattatttttttatgttggatttgtgatttatgtgtttttatgtttgttggTTCGATTGTTATGCTTATTAAAtcatatgaataaaaaaacataagggtgtttcttgtgagcattgtttaccataaatattttgaggttgtcatcccattttttttccttggttttACATGTTTTTAGTGCtacattatattttcaaaacaagcctAAAAGATTAAAATCGGtcacaattatttttaaaagcgttTAAAATAGGCTCATTATCTATTTGCGGATAACGGTTAATAACTGCACGGATGCAGATAGTAAAAAATGATACGGAtgcggatatctaaaagtgatatcgaCATTTTGCGAATACGTGTGGAAATATCACAAATAACCGTGCAGTTATTTACATATACACCCCTAACAGGAAGTAGAAAGGGGTGGTTGTAACCAATGTTCTTCATGTCGTGCTTTTTGTCACTTTTTTGCCCTTCATCATATGATTCTATCCTAAGTCATAATAACTCAAATTTATGGCTGAAATTTTTTACACTACTTACGGACTTGATACAAATCCAATATGAAATTAGCGGATTAGGATTGAGGAGTgtaattcttttaattaaatgattagggTTTGAGTTAACCAATATATCATCTTATACACATGCCTCATTACAATCCAAACCCGATATGTAATATAAAGGCTGTCAATTTTTACACAACTAGTAGATCTAACACGaactcaatataaaattagCGGGTTAAGATTAAGACTATGTGTACATAATCTTATATACATGCATCGATACGATTCGAACCCAACAATTTATTATGCTTGCTTGGACTTGGAACCttggaaattgcgttttttCTCTGTTGGAAGCCTATATTAACGGGAGACATGTCACATAATTCTCCATTACTAAAATACATATAActtcctcaaactaccaccacattgtcaatgtccccccaaactactaattgtgtcaatctccccttCTAAACTACggaaaaatatcaatgtccccctaatgacaaaaatacccttcatacaatcattaatttttttttttttaaaaaaaaactacataattatttaaaaaaaatctaaaataacaaaaagttataaaaataatattttgtttacttaagtatttttaaaaaaaaaaaaaaaatcagttattttttccttttttttttttaaaaaaaaattcagttatttttttctttttctttttttttcctcttttaaattatatatattttttttaatttttttttttcgaatttataaagacatttttgtcttattgaaaaaatttatggtcatttttgtctttttgttcgtCTGAGAGGGACATTAATATGTTTTGGTAGTCTGAGAAAaattattgacacaattgataatttgagaaaaacattaacaattaaatagtAAATTGAAGAAAGATACGAGTAGTTTTCTCTTAaatataagggttaaatacacttctgatccctgagttttggaaactttattttttagtacctgagtttcaattcgcattacatatggtacctcaattttgagaaaagaccgAATTAGTATctcagtcaagttttctgtccaaaaactaacggtccgccaTGTGTCAATCCTTGAGGGTTGACACatgtcacaatataaaaaattacaaaaataaaaaatatttaaaaattaattataaaattaaaaaaaaataaaactaaaaaaaattattaaaaaaaaaaaagaaaagaaaaagaagagggtggctgagccaccccatgactggtctggggtggccgaaccacccatggttgagccaccctcttggcccatgggggtggtcaaccaccaagggccaaaacccttgaattttattttattttttaaaatttttttgccATGGAGTGGCATTGGGGGTGATTTGGCTACTCCCAAGGGTCAAAACCcttgatgattttattttattttattttctaccaTGGGGTGGCCCAGGGGGTGGttcccctcttctttttcttttttcttttttttttcaattttttttttaaatttttgtaattaatttttaaagatttttaattttttttatattacaactgggccgttagtttttggacgaaaaacttaTCTGAAGTactaattcaatatttttttttctgaaattgaGATACCATCTGttatgcgaattgaaactcaaatactaaaaaataaaatttttaaaactctaaGAATAAaagagtatttaaccctaaatataacCCCAATCATAAACACATTCCAATCTTAACCAAATCCCTTGAAAATAACACAAAATGTGTCGGCCACACAACCGTGCTGTCTACTTGAGCTACGCACAGGCCGGTCTCTGTTTCTCAATCCAATGAACTTTTATCCCCACCTGGGCCACCCCCCTCCTCCTCTATCTatctatttatctatttatctCTCTCGGAATTGCTTACGTGGCAATatgatttttcattactttttgagttttttttttttttaaattttttaaaaataaattaaggtgagagaCCACCTTACCATATACCATATAGGCAAGgtagtaaaaaattatatctttagATAgtgttgaatcattactcatatatatataagagatatggTACAACTttcaagacacaactcttgactaCCTTACCTATGCAGCAAGGTGGTCTCCTATCTAGCTtaggacctttttttttttttttttttttttttctaaaaaaatgaaaaaaaaaataaaattaaaagttgcTACGTGGATAAAGTGGTCAAAAGTTAAGAAGAAAtgttacatgtacttaaacttttacaaatgaaACTTTATTAATTGATGTGCAGCTTAtttattggagatgatcaaaataattaataaaaaaaaatattatgagtaCCAATGATATATTGTCACTTTCAAAACATAACTATCGACTATCTTTGTTCCCTCGataattttaacttttattttttttttaaaaaagaaactgTAAAACTGGTTAGGTGACGACTTTCACTTTCCCACGTGAGTAAGGTAGTGTAGAGTTGTCTCCTCGGGCGGCAAAAGATCGTATCTGTGTATATATAtcctttatttttcttgtaagcTTTCTGGGTTCTTGATTCATGGATAAGGTGCAGAAATCTGGTCGGTTTCACGTGTTGCTGATCCATGCCCTGCAAATTTGATGGTCAGTAACCCATCACTTGCCCACCGTCTTATTAGGAACTCTCGGGTTATTTT
Protein-coding regions in this window:
- the LOC133861211 gene encoding alpha-1,6-mannosyl-glycoprotein 2-beta-N-acetylglucosaminyltransferase, with the protein product MATNKKPNFKVAALRRLLSVVFITLLGVLLLIFLLRTNSTSDFVSPSLDEIDELSYNYSDSREKLGLPKQNKLSVHLEKRNQLPPRNLDLYPSLAEDHITIVLYVHNRPQYLRVVVDSLSHVVGISETLLIVSHDGYFEEMNKIVEGIRFCQVKQIFAPYSPHVFSKSFPGVSPSDCKDKDDAAKKHCKGNPDQYGNHRSPKIVSLKHHWWWMMNTVWDGLKETHGHEGHILFIEEDHFIFPNAYSNLRILTELKSHKCPDCYAANLAPLDVNSRGEGWDSLIAEKMGNVGYSFNRTVWRKIHRKGREFCFFDDYNWDITMWATVYPSFGGSVYTLRGPRTSAVHFGRCGLHQGQGENNACIDNGGVKVGMEENDKVANIKSEWEVHIHTHESGYKAGFKGWGGWGDERDRQLCLSFARMYHAIDTVPTS